AAACACATCAAAGCTAAAAGCTGAATAAACAAAAATTAAACCTCTGTCTTGATTTCTAATTGGAAGACAGAGGTAAATTATATATTTCAGAAATTATTTTGGAAAACTATTACGGTAATTATTCCAACATTAAATATTGGCGATAGGAATATTTTCGGAAAGTGGGATATTGATATAGAAATTTATCCAATGCTTGCATCGGTGGATGAAAACCACCTTTGAATAAATAGACTGAAGCTAAACCAAAAAATACTAACTCTGGGTATTCTAAATTGACAGAAAAGTATTTTTTCAGTTCATCTACTTCTTGGGGAGTGAGGGGAAATTCTTCATTATCACCGTATTTAGGAATTCCATATTTGCCAACAATATTTTCCCGGAACCAAACCAAAACTCGGCTAAAAGCGTTATTTTCATGGAAAAATGCCTTACCACCAGGTTTGACTGTTTGTCGCAAAACTTTAGCAAAATCTCCAAAGGGTTCTAAATGGTGGAGAATTAAATTACCAAAAACAAAATCAAATTCCCCTAACTGGGCAATATCAAAAGCAGATGCTTTAACTCCCGTAATATTTGTAATTTGATGCTCTGCACAGAACTGAGCAATATTATTAATAGCTACTTCGCTAATATCAACAGAGGTGACATTGGCACCTTTACGAGCAAAATATAAAGAACTACTACCATATCCACAACCTAAATCTAGGAGTCTTGCTCCCTGAATGTCACCAAAATGCTTTAATGCAGTGGATAGCACTTCATCGTCATCATCAGGGAAGTGAGTTGGGCTATGGGAGTAAATATTATTCCAGAAATCTT
The Calothrix sp. 336/3 DNA segment above includes these coding regions:
- a CDS encoding bifunctional 2-polyprenyl-6-hydroxyphenol methylase/3-demethylubiquinol 3-O-methyltransferase UbiG, translating into MTMETVNNLSSQTNSSSEINNSHVEDFWNNIYSHSPTHFPDDDDEVLSTALKHFGDIQGARLLDLGCGYGSSSLYFARKGANVTSVDISEVAINNIAQFCAEHQITNITGVKASAFDIAQLGEFDFVFGNLILHHLEPFGDFAKVLRQTVKPGGKAFFHENNAFSRVLVWFRENIVGKYGIPKYGDNEEFPLTPQEVDELKKYFSVNLEYPELVFFGLASVYLFKGGFHPPMQALDKFLYQYPTFRKYSYRQYLMLE